One genomic segment of Impatiens glandulifera chromosome 6, dImpGla2.1, whole genome shotgun sequence includes these proteins:
- the LOC124941594 gene encoding pentatricopeptide repeat-containing protein At4g20090: protein MPVSFSFRLCLRWKRSSIPSKSSVFVHHRLSSSSSKEPESVNPISDEIFRSSPTLGNYRIGDATFYRLIEKYAGYGDFASLEKVFDRMKRERRQFAEFNFILVFKAYGRAHLSEKAVDLFNRMSNEFQCRQTVRSFNSVLNVIIQDRLYDRALEFHSFVIRNNNISPNVLTFNLLIKAMCKIGLVDKAIGIFREMLDWNCKPDVYSYCTLMDGLCKMDRIDEAVSLLDEMQVEGCFPTSATFNVLINALCKKGDLLRASKLLDNMFLKGCVPNEVTYNTLIHGLCLKGKLDKAITLLERMVLNKCIPNDVTYGTIVNGLVRQGRAAEGVLLLSFMEERHLKPNVFVYSTLLSGLFKEGKSVEAIRLWKEMLEKGIEPNTILFSAFIDGLCKEGKPDEAKELVDEMVNRGCLPNEYTYSSLMKGYFKAGKGYKAILLWKEMDCLRNEVCYSVLINGLFEEGKVDEAERLWREMLGKGRLPDVISYTSMIDGFCKIGMLERGMNLFNEMLCESSAQPDLITYNVLFAGICEQSGLSRAVDLLHSMIDRGCDPDFITCNVFLKALKEKIDPPQDGRDFLDELVLQLCKRGMITGACKIVEVMLRKFLIPKTSTWEIVIRDCSKTRKVRAAIDKCWSGLFCS, encoded by the coding sequence ATGCCCGTCAGCTTCTCGTTTCGTCTATGTCTCAGATGGAAACGTTCTTCAATCCCAAGTAAGTCTTCTGTTTTCGTTCATCATCGACTCTCATCATCTTCCTCAAAAGAACCCGAATCTGTAAACCCAATTTCTGATGAGATATTCCGGTCAAGCCCCACATTAGGAAACTACAGAATTGGCGATGCAACATTCTACCGCTTAATCGAAAAGTATGCCGGTTACGGCGATTTTGCATCGTTGGAGAAAGTTTTCGATAGAATGAAACGAGAGAGAAGACAGTTTGCTGaattcaatttcattttagTTTTCAAAGCTTATGGAAGAGCACATTTATCAGAAAAGGCAGTGGATTTGTTCAATAGAATGTCTAATGAGTTTCAGTGTAGGCAAACTGTTCGATCATTTAACTCTGTTCTTAATGTGATTATTCAAGATCGTTTGTATGATCGTGCTCTTGAATTCCATTCATTTGTTATTCGTAATAACAACATTTCCCCAAATGTGTTAACTTTTAATCTTCTTATTAAAGCTATGTGTAAAATAGGATTGGTTGATAAAGCAATAGGGATTTTCAGAGAAATGTTAGATTGGAATTGTAAGCCTGATGTTTATTCATATTGTACATTGATGGATGGATTATGTAAGATGGATAGGATTGATGAAGCAGTTTCATTGTTAGATGAGATGCAAGTTGAAGGATGTTTCCCTACTTCTGCTACATTTAACGTGTTGATTAACGCTTTATGTAAGAAAGGGGATTTACTTCGAGCATCGAAACTGTTGGACAATATGTTCCTTAAAGGTTGTGTCCCGAATGAAGTGACGTATAACACTCTCATCCACGGTCTCTGTCTGAAAGGAAAATTGGATAAAGCAATTACCCTTTTGGAGAGAATGGTTCTTAACAAATGTATACCTAATGATGTAACTTATGGAACTATTGTAAATGGTCTTGTTAGACAAGGAAGAGCGGCTGAAGGTGTGCTCCTTTTGAGTTTTATGGAGGAAAGGCATCTCAAACCGAATGTATTTGTTTATTCTACGCTTCTGAGTGGTTTATTCAAGGAAGGGAAGTCTGTAGAGGCGATTAGACTTTGGAAGGAGATGTTAGAGAAGGGAATTGAGCCGAATACGATTCTTTTTAGCGCTTTTATTGATGGTTTGTGCAAAGAAGGCAAACCAGACGAAGCTAAAGAACTCGTTGATGAGATGGTTAATAGAGGTTGTCTTCCGAATGAATATACATACAGTTCTCTTATGAAGGGATATTTCAAAGCTGGAAAAGGCTATAAAGCGATTCTGTTATGGAAGGAGATGGATTGTTTGCGTAATGAAGTTTGCTACAGTGTGTTGATTAATGGTTTATTCGAGGAAGGAAAAGTCGATGAAGCAGAGAGATTATGGCGTGAGATGTTAGGTAAAGGGCGCTTGCCCGATGTCATTTCTTACACGTCCATGATCGATGGATTTTGCAAAATTGGAATGTTAGAACGGGGAATGAATCTCTTCAACGAGATGCTCTGTGAATCTTCTGCTCAACCAGATTTAATAACGTATAATGTTCTTTTCGCTGGGATCTGCGAGCAAAGTGGCCTTTCTAGGGCTGTTGATCTTTTACACAGCATGATTGACCGTGGTTGTGATCCTGATTTTATTACTTGCAATGTTTTTCTGAAAGCTTTGAAAGAGAAGATAGATCCGCCACAGGATGGAAGGGACTTTCTTGATGAACTTGTTCTACAGTTATGCAAGAGAGGGATGATTACAGGAGCTTGCAAGATTGTGGAAGTGATGCTTCGGAAGTTTCTTATACCGAAAACTTCCACTTGGGAAATTGTCATACGAGATTGTTCTAAGACTAGGAAGGTTCGAGCAGCTATCGACAAATGTTGGAGTGGTTTATTTTGCTCGTAG